The genomic interval TCACCGGACGGGGAACAGCGTTCTCGATGGAGGTTTTGAGAACAGGCAGGTAGGGGAGCTTAGCGACCAGCGCGGCATCGTCATACAGGGCACTCAGCACCGGGGCCAGTGAACCCTGAGTGGCGTAGAACTTCTGCGTCTCCTCCGAGGTGATGAATTTCAGGAAGTCCAGGGCTGTTGCCTTGTACTTGGAATACACGCTCACGCCCACATTGTGGCCGCCGAGGGACGAAGCGCCAGGGCCGTTCTTGCCGGGCAGGGCAGCCATGCCCAGCTTGTCCTTCACAACGGACGAGCCCTCGGTGGTGGCGAGGTTGTAGACGTAAGGCCAGTTGCGGTGGAAGAGCAGATTGCCGCCCTGGAACGCGCGGCGGCTTCCTCTTCCTGGTAGGTAATGGCCTCAGCCGGAATGTTGCCGTTCTTGAACGCTTCGGTCAGGTTTTCCAGGCCTTCCTTGGCCTCGGCTGTGTTCAGGCTGGGCTTCCCCTTGTCATCCAGGACGGAACCGCCGGCGGAGTTGATCGCCTCGGACGCGTTGACCGTCAGGCCTTCGTACTGCTTGAACTGCCCGGAGTAGCAGCCGATGTTGTTGGCCTTGGCGATGGAGCACATCTCCATCATCTCGTCCCACGTCTTGGGTGCAGTGGGCACCAGATCCTTGCGGTAGTAGAGGATGCCACCATCGGAGTTCTGCGGAGCGGCGTACAGGGTGTTGTTGTATGACGCGCCTTTTACCGTGGACTCAAGCATCTTCGACGTGTCGATCGCCATCTTGTCCTTGAGCGGCTGCAGCCAGCCCTTGGCGGCGAATTCCGCGGTCCACACGAGGTCTACGGATGCCACGTCGTAGTTGGCGTCCTTGGCCTGGAAGTGCTGAACGAGGTCGTCGTGCTGCTGGTCTGCCTGGTCGGTCTGCTCCTTAAAAGTGACCTTCTCATCAGGGTGCGCAGCGTTCCACTTTTCAATCAAAGGACGGACGACGTTGCTGTTGTCCTTGCCCTGTACGTAGGTGATGGGTCCACGGCCGTCGAGGTTGGCTTCGGCGTCGGTACCGCCCGTGGTCCCGCCGCCGCCGCCACCGGCACAGGCGGAGAGGGTCAGGGCCAAGATGGCAGTAGCTGCCGGAAGTAAGAATTTGCGGGTTTTCATTGCTTGAGGCTCCTCGCTGAGTGACAAGTATGTCGACAGTGCGCTTGATGTGGTGACCATCACACTAGTAACGTTGCAACGAGTTATGCAAGCGCTTACATCAAAACGTTATAGGAGAGGAACCAAATGTCCCACCCGTTCGTTCCCACCCCCGGTTCGAGTATCACGTCCTGGTGGGCCGGCGCTGTTGTGTACCAGATCTACCCACGTTCCTTCGCGGACGCGGATGGGGACGGAATGGGTGATCTCCGGGGGGTTACGGCCCGGCTGCCCTATGTCCAGCGGCTCGGCGTGGATGCCATCTGGCTGTCACCGTTCTACAAGTCTCCCCAGGCTGACGCCGGTTACGACGTTGCGGACTACCGCCAGGTGGACCCCCTTTTCGGGACCTTGGCTCACTTCGACGAAATGTTGCAGAATGCTCACGGTAGGGGGCTGAGGGTCATCGTTGACCTCGTCCCTAACCACACCTCGGACGAGCACGTGTGGTTCCAGGAGGCGCTGGCCTCCGTCCCCGGCTCCGCGCAGCGGGACCGCTACATGTTCCGGCAGGGCAAAGACGAGGTGCAAGGTTCCGGTGACGGCAACCTGGCCCCGAACAATTGGAAGTCGGTCTTCGGCGGGCCGGCCTGGAGCAGGGTCGCCGAAGCCGACGGCAGCCCCGGCGAATGGTACCTACACCTTTTCGACGCCAAACAGCCGGACCTGAACTGGGACAACGCCGAAGTCCAAGAGGAAATGCGTTCTGTGATGCGCTTCTGGCTGGAACGTGGAGTCGACGGCTTCCGCGTGGACGTTGCCCACGGCATGGTGAAGGAAGCGGGACTGCCGGACTGGGAAGGCGCGGTTGCCACGGTGGAAGGCACCGCTGAAGCGGCCCCAGTCAGACGGGATACGCCGCCGGGCGATGCCCCTGGAGCGCATACTGAAGCGCAGGAGCCCCACCGCGCAGTGTCGCCGCAGTACCCGCCGTCGCCATTTTTTGATCAGGACGGCGTGCACGACATCTACCGGGATTGGAACCGCCTGCTGGCTGCATACGAAGGCGATCGGATGATGGTCGCCGAAGCGTGGGTGGAACCAGCGGAACGACTGGCCCGGTATGTCCGTAAGGACGAAATGCAGCAGGCATTCAATTTCGACTTCCTGCTCGCCGGCTGGGACGCTGAGCGAATGGCCGAAGCCATCGAAGCTTCCCTCAACGCAGCGGCGTCGGTCGGAGCGCCGTCCACGTGGGTGTTGAGCAATCACGACACCGTCCGCCACAGCACCAGGTTCGGCCTGAAGGATCCCACCACATTCCCCAAGGGCGTTGGGGCCGATGATGAACAGCCTGACGCCGACCTGGGACTGCAGCGCGCACGAGCCGCCACCTGGTGTCCTTGGCGCTGCCCGGCTCCGCCTACATCTATCAGGGCGAGGAGCTTGGCCTTCCGGAGCACACCACCCTCCCGGACGAAGCACGGCAGGATCCCACGTTCTTCCGCACGAACGGTGTTGAAGTCGGCCGGGATGGCTCCCGGGTGCCGCTTCCCTGGAACGCAGACCAACCCGGTTACGGCTTCGCAGACGCCTTAAGTGCCGGCGTCGATAATGCAGCGCCCGACGGCGGCACAAATCGTCGCTTGCCCGCGGCACCTTGGCTGCCCCAGCCGGAGTCCTTCAGTGCCCTCGCAGCCGACCGACAGGATGGCGCAGCGGGTTCCACTCTGGAGCTATACCGATCGGCGCTGGCGTTCCGCTCTGCCCGCGGCTTGGGGTCCGGAACGTTCCAGTGGGCCTACTTACATCAGCCAACACAGGGTGTGCTGGCCTTCAATAACGGCAAAGTCCTGGTCCTCAGCAATCTGGGGTCAGCCGCGATACCTGTACCCGCTGAGTACACGGTTGCCCTGACCAGTGGCCCGCTGGCCAGTGACGACATGGCTGAAATACCGACGAACTGCACGGCCTATCTGACCGTCCAGTGATCTTCCCTGACGGCTGGGGGGTAAGGGCCCGCACGGGCCGGCCGGAAACCAAGGGCGCCGCGCTCCCCGGGGAGCGCGGCGCCCTTTAGGCATCGTGGGGCATACCCCATGGTTGAGCCTATTTGCCGCCCTTGAACAGACCGGCGATCTTCGCGCCAAAGCCCTTCACGTTCTCGGTCACGCTGCCGGCCAGTTCCTTGGCGTTTTCAGCAACATCGCCAGCGAGTTCCTTGGCATTCTCAGCCACGTCGCCGTCGAGGAACTCCTTGACGTTTTCTGCAGCTTCGCCCGCGAATTCCTTCACGTTCTCCGCAGCCTCGCCAGCGAACTCCTTCACGTTCTCCGCAGCCTCGCCAGCGAACTCCTTGGCCTTTTCTGCCGCGCCTTCGCTTGCCGCTCCGGTGCCAGTTACTTGCTCGCTCATGGTGTTCTCCTTGATTCCCCGGTTATTCCATCCGGACAGTGGTGGTGGCCCGTTGCCTGGCGATGTTCGCCGGCATCGGCACGAACCGATGTCCCCCGGATCACACTAACGGACGCGCTCAGCGCGGCTGAACCGTGTCCTGGCCCCGGCACCAATGTGAATCAGGACGGGTGTCTGTTTTCCCACCACTTGGTCCAAGGCGTCCACCAGGACAGAGACCTCGGCCGCAAGCAGATGCGGCGCCACACCCTGGCGCGGCTGGAGCCGGATTTTCAAGGCTGGGCTGCCCTGGACATCGTAGGTCGCCACCGTGGCACCCGCCAGATCGGGCCGTTCGGCCAAGGCGTGCTTCAACGCCTGCTCCGCCACTCCCCCGCTGATCCGGACATCCCCGGCTACTGTCCCGGGATCGTACTCGGCCACCAGCAAGTTGCTCCGGCCTTTGCCCTGCTGCGCGATCCAGGCAACCATCAGGCCGATCAGAACCACCAGCGCAAGCGCCGTCACAATCCACAGCCAGCTTTCCGGCCGGCCAGGGAAGCGGGTGCTGTCAAAGGCCTGGTTCAGGGCGCGCCAGCCTGATCCCGACCAGGCATGCCACCAGGTTCCCACGGGTGGAACGGTGGCCAGCAGAACGAGCAGGATGCCCACGGCGAGCAGCTTGAGGCCGAGGATGCCGAGCAGGATCCGGTTGAGGAGCGTGGGTGTGGCGGTCATGCTCCAATCACTCCTACGGTGGAAATGTTCACGCGGACGTCAGGTACCGGGACCAGTGACATCCCGCTGAGTTCGTCCTGGACCGCGGCCAGCACCGCCGCTTCCGCTACTGGAACCCCTGAGGTGGGGCGCACGTTGACGATAATCTGCCGCCGGGACACCACCACCATGACCTGTTCCGGGGTGACATTGGCAGCGAGCCGTGCGCTGCGTGCCAGGGCGGAGGCGATGACCTCGTCATCGACCACCACGGCGGACGAAGTTCCGGTGCCGTTCAGCGTGGTGCCGTTCAGCACGTGCCGGGCGCGTCTTCCCGGCAGGATGGCGTTGAGCAGGAAAAACAGCCCTACCATGGCTACTACGGCGCCGCTGGCACCGAGCAGCAACGGCGGGATACCCGCCGGAAGTGCAACGATGCGCTCCGCCGCCAGCTGCGGTTCGATCAGCCAGGCCGGCTGACCAATGGCGTGAACGGCCGCTTCGAGCAGCCCGTAACCGGCCAGCCCCATCACCAGGACGGCCGCGACCACGGCCACCGCTGCCCGCGAGGAATGGGTTTCCCGGTAGACGACCCTGCGCATATCGGGTTGCGGCTGGGCTCGGGCGCGGCTTGGTTGCCTCGAATCGAGGTCCCCGTCCACTGATCCTCCGCTCACTGGACCCGGCCTCCCTCGATCGGCTTAACGCCGCTGATGCGGATATCCACCCTGCTCAGGCTGGCGCCGCTGAGGGCCGTGACCGTCGAAAGGATCCTGGATTTGGCATCGACCGTTCGGTCCCAAATGGATCCGCCGAATGCGGCCACGCGGCCTGCGTCCCTGAGCACGGTGGCCAGGGGCGGGATCCTGATAGGTGACACCAGCGACAAAGCCAGCAGGCCGTCGTCGTCCGTCCAGTCCGCCCGGACATCATGGGGCTCCACACCGAGGGCCTCCGCGGCCGCTGTCCTGGCAAGGCTGGTCAGGGCCTGCGTGCTGATGCGGTTGTGTCCGCTCAGGACCCGCCCCTGGATGGATGGTGCGGCTGACGTCATGACGAGGAGCGCCGGCCGATGATGGCATCCAGGACGCCGCGCAGGTCCAGTTTCCCTTCCGCTGCGCGGCCCAGGAGGGCGCCGACGGCCATAAAGAGGAGCGAGACCAGGAAGCCCCACAGCCCGAACTGGAAGGACATAAACGCCACGAAGGCGCCCACGGCGATCCCCACAACGGTCAGATTCACAGCAGTGCCTCCCTCTCGGCGACGGCGACGGCAGTGGTTCCGACCTTCGCCGGCGGCGCCACATAGACATCGGTAATTTCGACGTTCACTTCAATGACCTGCAGGCCGACGAGTTCCTCGACCGCGCGGTAAACGGCTGATCTGACCTGATCGGCCAGCGAATGCAGGGGCGACCCGTAGGAGGCCACCAGGCTGATGTCCACCGCCACCTGCGTCTCACCGACCTCGGCACGGACGCCGGCAGCATGGTCCGAACTGCCGACGGCGTCCCGGATGGCCCCCAGCGCACGCGACGGAGCCGAGCCCAAAGAATAGACGCCGGGCACGGCACGGGCAGCGATGCCGGCAACTTTTGCCACGGCGGTCTCAGCGATCACGGTGCGGCCATGACCGGACACGGGCGCCTGGCTGGCGGCATGGTGGCTGGTAGCAGGCTGGCTGGCAGCTTGCTGGCGCTCGACGCCCGCATCGGGTTGTGGGTTCTGGTATTCCATCAGACAGTTCCCCTTCTGTTGTTCCCAACCCTATCCCCTGCGTGTGGGAACGCACGGGAATCCGTGGCGAGTCAGGCCAGCTTCCGGCCGGTCAGCGTAAATCCGGTCTTTCCGCCTTCGCTGAACACGGACGTGTCAGTGTTGGACCAGTCGGGCAGGAAGAGATCTGTGACAACTGTGCCACTTCCGGGGGCGAACACTTCCACCGAGGACGTATCGAGCAGGATCCGCAGCTTCAGTTTTCCGTCCACGAGCGGGACGCTCACCTGGTGGTAGGGGCTGAACTTGTCCGAAAAGTTTGAGGTCCCTGCCGCGGACCGGTCAACCGTCAGCGTGCCGGACTGCGCCTGGTAGCGGATCTGGAGCCCGCGCAGTTCGATTCCAGCCTCCGCAGCACCGTCCGGCGTCAGTTCAACATCCAGGAGTTGGGACCTGGAGGAGAAGTCCTCCCCCAGCGGCTTGCTTTCTTCGGCAACGGTGAGTTGCCGCTCGGAGGCAGCTCCGCTGGACAAAACTCCAGCGGGGGCAGCGGCGATGGACGAGCGCAAGACGGGCCTGCCGCCGTCGTCGTTACTGTTGCTGCTGCCGCCGCCGCCGGAGAGCGTCAGTTCGCGGGGAATTGCCATGGCGCCACGCCACGGGGTG from Pseudarthrobacter sp. SSS035 carries:
- a CDS encoding DUF6286 domain-containing protein, with amino-acid sequence MRRVVYRETHSSRAAVAVVAAVLVMGLAGYGLLEAAVHAIGQPAWLIEPQLAAERIVALPAGIPPLLLGASGAVVAMVGLFFLLNAILPGRRARHVLNGTTLNGTGTSSAVVVDDEVIASALARSARLAANVTPEQVMVVVSRRQIIVNVRPTSGVPVAEAAVLAAVQDELSGMSLVPVPDVRVNISTVGVIGA
- a CDS encoding Asp23/Gls24 family envelope stress response protein, which translates into the protein MEYQNPQPDAGVERQQAASQPATSHHAASQAPVSGHGRTVIAETAVAKVAGIAARAVPGVYSLGSAPSRALGAIRDAVGSSDHAAGVRAEVGETQVAVDISLVASYGSPLHSLADQVRSAVYRAVEELVGLQVIEVNVEITDVYVAPPAKVGTTAVAVAEREALL